GTCTGCCGAGAGaagcaagggagtctgcttgaggaacTGCTGATGGAATGGCTTAACTGGGTTGTGGGGTGCTGATGGGGTCAGTGGAAAATGGAATTGAGGAGGCAGGAAATACCTACCTCGCTGACAGCCCTGGATGTTTATGCCTTGAACCTGGATTGAGCTTCAGGCACTGGGAACCATGAGAAGGATGTATGACTGCCCCAGTCTCAGAAGGGCTCCCTAACTGCGATGCAGGGTGGGCTGGAAGGCCCAGGACAAAAAGAGGAGGGGCAGTTAGGAGGAAACTGGGATGTGagggtgtgggaggggcaggaactgaatcagcacagtgtctggcgTGGGGCgggaagagggaaaagctgaGATGGTGGATGGGACAGCACTTTCCAGCAGGCTGAGGAAGAAGACTGCACCCATATGTATTTTCCTTGCTTCCTCCCTTACTAGCTGTGCGACTTTGAGCAGGTCACTTAAACTGTGAGTTGTAGGATTTCttgtttatctataaaatagagaaaataatgatTGCCTACCCCATGAAGGGTTGGGAGAATAAAATCAAACACAGCACAGAGCACAGAACATAGCAagagctcaataaacattagctataCTTATTTTTGTGAACTATTTGCATTTGGACCCTGGCTTTGCCATTACTAACCCTGTCATTGGGCAACCTGCTTCAACTCTGTCTCCTTcttctaaaatgagaataacaaaaaCAGAACCTTTGTCATGGGATTGTTGTGAGCCTTAAATGACCTAAAATCTACAAAGGCATAAGCTAGTAATAAGTTCATTGTTAGCTATCATCCTTCTCATCGTCGTAAGcatcaccatcatcctcatcatcatcatcctcaccatcatcatcatcctcaccgtcatcatcctcaccatcatcatcctcaccatcatcatcctcaccatcatcatcctcaccatcatcatcaacaccatcatcatcctcaccatcatcatcatcatcatcatcaccaccatcattctCGCCATCATAATCACcagtcatcaccatcatcatcaacaccatcatcatcctcaccatcatcataACCATCATCAttctcaccatcatcatcatcctcaccatcatcatcctcatcctcaccatcatcatccccaccatcatcatcctcaccatcatcatcctcaccatcatcatcatcctcaccatcatcatcaacaccatcatcatcctcaccatcatcatcctcaccatcatcatcatcctcaccatcatcatgataaccatcatcatcaacaccatcatcatcctcaccatcaccatAACCATCATCAttctcaccatcatcatcatcctcaccatcatcatcctcaccatcatcatcctcaccatcatcatccccaccatcatcatcctcaccatcatcatcctcaccatcatcatcctcatcaccatcatcatcaacaccatcatcatcctcaccatcatcatcctcaccatcatcatcctcatcctcaccatcctcatcctcaccatcatcatcctcaccatcatcatcatcaccatcatcaacaccaccatcatcctcaccatcatcatcatcatcaccatcatcatcaacaccatcatcatcctcaccatcatcatcaacaccatcatcatcctcaccatcatcatcaacaccatcatcatcatcaccatcatcatcaacaccatcatcatcctcaccatcatcatcatcatcaccatcatcatgatAACCATCATCAttctcaccatcatcatcctcaccatcatcatcaacaccatcatcatcctcaccatcatcatcctcaccatcatcatcaacaccatcatcatcctcaccatcatcatcctcaccatcatcatcatcctcaccatcatcatgataaccatcatcatcaacaccatcatcatcctcaccatcatcatgataaccatcatcatcaacaccatcatcatcctcaccatcatcatcaacaccatcatcatcctcaccatcatcatcctcaccatcatcatcatcatcaccatcctgtccatcaacatcatcatcatcaccatcaccattgtGGTCATTATTGTGGTTAAGACACTCACAATATGAAGCCTATCAAAAATAGTTTTTACAGACTAACCTTGAAAGTAACATTCAAAGGTTCCAATCTCTCTTAACTGTCACTTATTTTGGCTCTGCATTTACTGTGGCAACAAATGTGTTTCAGTAAAACGCTATTAACAAAAACATGTCAGTTCCTTTAAAAGAATGCATTATGCAGTAAAACAAGTCTTTCACAGTAAGTCAGTCTTGGCTCTGGCTCCAGGCCTGTCACCTCTTGTTTCTGCATCCTTGAGCAGACCATGTCCCCTCTTTGCTCTGGGTTTATTCATCCAGTAAATGAAGGACACAGGGGGCAGGTCAATCTAGGAGAGCCTGTCCAGGCGCAGAGCCCCACAATTCACCCCGTGAAACACAGGGTGCAGCCCTCTTCCCATCCACACTGCCACGCCACGTCAGCCGTTCACCGAAGACCGGGACTACCTATAACATTCCCTGGCCGCCTCCCTGAGCTGTGCTGGGGGCCTTAGGTGAACTAATGCCTGCAAAATGCCAAAGGCCAGTgtgcaggggaggaaaaaagggtCAGAGGGAAGAGCATTTGTTCCGACATTTTTACATGTAATTAGTTCTACTGCCTTTCAATCTATAAAGCCAGCACACTGTCTGCAGGCCGTATTATAATCTCAATGAAAAGAAGTGACACAGAATAGCACACTGTTTCTCTGACATTTAGGACAATTGCCTTAAAAGTAAATGGTTTcttttcaaatcccagttctcaGTCTGGGCTTAGGGTGGTTTCAACCTTCAACTCCCAGCCGTGAAAATGTCAGGAGCTCAAGGATCTCCACAGTTGtcctgtctccttctctgctGCAGCTAAGAATCAAAGCAAACACAGCCACCCCCAACCCTGACTCACTTCCTTCCAGAAGAGAGGACTGACATTTACCAAGCCTCTACTCCTCTGGGCACACTGCCGGGCCTTTCCACCTGAGATCCCATTCCgtgtatttctttgtttataccccgagctgacacacacacacacacacacacacacacacacacacacacacacaaaatatatatatatatatatatatatatatatatttaacatgtcTGTGTTATTTAATTTAGCCAGTAAGATTACTCTATGAGGTGGGGGTTCTGACCAGTGTGTATAGATAAAAAATCTGAAGACCAGAGAGGCTAAGTcattcacccaaggtcacacagctaataaaaaGCAAGATTTGGATTCTAATCCAGATCTATCTGTATTCATACTGTCTCTTCCTGCCCAAGTTACTTTTCTGGCTATTTTCCTAGGCATGATGCTTTGTCCCACTGGTTTTATAATGTCAAGAGCAGAGGATTTACAGCCTAGAAGTCTGACTGAGCGTCCCGAAAACCTTCTGAGCACTGGTGATACAACGATCAACGAAACCACAGCATCCCTGCCCAGCTGGAGTTGATATTCTAGGGAGGTGACTAGCTCATTACTTGACTAGCTCAGTTCTCTTAGATGATGTCTATTCAAGAGCCATTGTTAAGGCTTAAATCTCCCCcatgaaaagaagggaagagattctgcccccaaacttttttttcttagagcatttactttagaaaacttgtcactgtctgttctctgtctctttgaaatgtatgtaaatccTTTTAAAAGCTACGTAAGTCCTGCCAGATCCAGGACTCAGAAaagtctttctcaaggacctggcatctgtccctttgaaatgtaatcaatCATCGAGGAGGCGGAGAGCGCCCCCaatctcccagtctctgtggggAAAGGGAGCCTGAGGGAAAAGCAGGGCTCCTTCTCCAAGCTGCAGCACTACTTCCTGTCATAAAGATGTGAGCTCATTTCTCCTTTCTATAAAGCTAATGATCTAACACAGGTGATCCCCTAATTCCCAGGTCAACTTAGGATAAGCACGTCTGCGAATGGCGCTTTCAAGTCCTCTGACTTGAGGTCCAGTTACTGTTTATCCTGAGGACTTGCGTGCAGCAGGTGTAGCTGCCTGGCTGCAGAACAGAGTGGGGTTTCTGCCTGTGTCCTCTCAGCGGATGGCCTGTGATGTGTATCGCACTCCGGCTAAACGCTAACTCAATAACATGGctgttttcctcctcttccaccttcCCGGAGAGGTTTTCCTGGGGTGGGAAAAGATTTTGTCtcgtttttaattatatttcctcaATACTGTCATGGGCTAAGCACACAGTGTAACAATTACATAGAGGTTGTGTTCATACCAGGGGCTGATGGAAGGACGCTGGTTTCTGTGAATCCACCAAAAGGCCATTCTCTCGAGGGGTTTACAaactgtggggggcagggcctaAACCTTCTCAAATTAACAAGTCTCTCTGACTAGTGCCTGAATTTTTGCAGGCTGTTTCACTACCCAGAAAGCCATTCCCCAAGGACATCTGACAAATCCTTGCCTCACCTTCTGATGCAACTAAAAGCCTACCTCTCCCAGGTAACCTTCACAGGTGACGCCTTGCCCCATGGCATTATTTTCCTTGAAGCCATTTACTTTTCTCCTGACCATTTGCTATTCATTCAGAGAAACAATTACGAGGACCACTGTGGTTAGATGTACCCAGCTGGTTCCACGCCTGGTGCTCTGTAAATGTTTCCTTGTTCAATCCTCACAACCTCTTTGTGAGACAAACCATATGGcttttcttttacagatgagggaccTGAGATTCAGAGAAATCAAATAAACTGCCCAAGTCCTATAATTAGTAAGTGAAATGCACTGGCTACTAAGTGGCGGAGCCAGATGGGGAACCAGTCAGTGCCCTCCAGAGCCCAGCCTGTGCCCACCCATCTCAATCGTCCCCAGCCCCAGTCTGACTTTTGCATGAATCACCAGCTTGTAGATCTTTCTTCTCCAACACAATGTTGGGCCCTAGAAGGCATGGCCTATATCTGACCTATCTCTACACCTCCTGACCCAGAAGGGAGCTTCAAAGGGGATGCTTGGTGAGAATCTTCCAGGACTGAGGCAGCTCTGGGTGAAGGAGACCTATGCTCCTGAAGAAAGCATAGACCAAATGGCATGGGGTACCTTCTGGGCAGGAGCAGTACCAGGGCTGCTTCTGGCAGTTCTAATAGTAGTAGCAAAGACGGTCTTATCTCTGGCCCCCAGAATTGTCCAGAAGCTCCAAGTGGGGGCTTCTGCTCATTTAGTGTCTCTAGTCCCCACAGTTCCCATTACCTGGCAGAGGGGCACATAAATgagaagcaacccaaatgcttTTCATGGAGATAGAATAATCAGCATTTCCTACTGGGAGAGGGTTTTACATTGGACTTTGCAGAAAAGCAAGTTCCCAGGGTCTTCCCTCTGATTATCATCttgttccttcttcctcctccacatgGATCATCATCATAACAGCAGCCACTATCTCCAGACCCCATCCCTGAAAGTCAGTGTTTCACTCAGATGGAAAGCTCTAGAATGAAGCTGTAATTGATCATGGCATTAACCTCCCCAGATCCAGCCACCAGTCAGAGCAGCTGCAAATCTGCAAGATAAATTTTGGGAAAGCTGATCTCCCAGATGCAGGATCACAATtgcaaacaaacaagcaaacaaacgcCCTTGGAGATGCACGTGACCAGTGAACCCCCGGGACCTCTGGCTATGAAAGCACAAGGACAATAATCCTAAGTGCTTGGCCAATGGTAgcattttcagtgtacaaattcATCCCCATGTCTGAAGGTCTAGCGGAGATCTTGTTCGATAAGAGAGGttcaacagagagaaaatgaaacagtCCTCCTGTCTATTTTCTGGAGAGTGGTGTGGGATGAATAAAGAGCATAGGGACAGACATGGATTTGAAGGCAAGCCTGTGAGTCCTCAGAGGAGACAATGAACTCCTCTGTGAGTCAGTTCCCCAACAGTAGGTGGTGGTCAGGGAAGCCTCTGCCCACTGGGAGCTGTCCTtggtgctggtgctggtcctACTATTAATAAAGGTTTGATAGCAAACTAAGGGCGGGGGGGTGGTCCTACAGTTGGGCCAGCAGGGATACCCCTCTGCTGTATCACCTAGTAGTTTGGTAGCATTGGCTTTTAACCTTGCTAAGCCttagcttccttatctgtaaagcgGAATAATAACCGTACCTCCTAGGATGATGCTGATCACTGCAAGAGATGATACTGTAAAGCAGGTCACCTGGCCCTTGGCCCTTAGAACACTGGCTATACTGTCCACTGTAACTGCCTGGGGGCTCATTATGTAAGGTGGACCCCAAGTCCTGCCAACTTCTCGAGGTCACCATGGACTCCCAAGTGGAGACAGCTAGAACCCTGTCTTTTCAGCTGCAACACTagtctgtgttctttttctgGATGGAAGCTTTCTTTGGCTCTCTCTGAATATGTAAAGAAACAAACCCTCCCAGGAAGGGAATTATAAAGGAACAAAGGCAGAGCCATTGTCCCAAGATACCAGCACTTCAAGTGGGATTGGGctgataaagaaaacaatccctaCTTAGTGGAGGGAACTCCTTATCTGTTTAATcgatttgcttttgtttctctgaataaAAGCCATTCCTCAGCAGAGGTGAAACCCAGCAGCCCATGAGTTGACAGCAAAGGTTACTTAAGGATCAGCTGAAACTAGCCACCTGCAGAATTCTCCAGGTAAGGAGCTTAGCCCCAGCTGATAACCCCAGAAAGGGAGGGTAAAGCAGGGTAGAGAGCACAGGTGATACTACGCTTTATGGGTGTCTCTTAACCTAACATTGACctgacagggggaaaaaatctcttgTTCCATCTATACTGAGACCTGACATCTATAGTTCCTGAAGCAGGGGCCCTGGGTGTGTCAAAACCCTGCAAGACTTCACAGAGTCTATGGGCCACAAACACTGGATGTCTTAGCCTGCCAGGCAGGCCTGGGACGTCGGGATGTTTTCCATCCTGACACCCAACAGCTCCAGTGAGTGCTCTGCTCTTACACCACAGTATTTCTGTTTGCCTCCTAATATACTAGGAGGAGCTCCAACCCCGTTTTCCAGGGCTGACCCTAGGGTGAGGCAAGGGAGCACTTACCTGGGTGTAAACATATCAAGGACTCTGGAAACATCAGTATCCAAAATTAACAGCAGTCCAATGccgtattttaaaaaataaaaattaatgccaaataatccaagatgaacagaatatattttaaaaatgtaaataaatggggCTCTGATGGGGCTGGGATTAGGGGGAGTGAGGAAGGTGAGTGGTTCAAGTGGAGGGCTAGGTCCCgactttttttaaaactgtgacatTTTGTTCCTTGTGAGTCAACTGCACTAAttttaaacttcttaaaataTTGCACTAAAGTCTTATTTGTCTTGGTTACTGAGGTCTTGGGCTCCCCTTACATCTTATGTCCTGGTCCTCACCCCAGGCCCGGCCCTGCCTCTGGCTGGGACCCCACGGGCTGAAAGAGCAGTAGAAGCTACGGTTGGCAGAGggcctgccatgtgccaggcctgGTGGGGGCATCTCCTGAGCAGTTACCAGGGCACAGGCCTGGAAGGGCACTGCTCTGACACCCTTAGTTTGTCAGCAAGAAaggggaggacagaaggaagaggcTACACCTTGGGAATTCCAACCCCGCACGTCTGGCTCCTGAGCTCTCTCTCCTACTGACAATTTTCTGCTGCATCTCGCATCAGACAAGCCATGCTGCTGTGTCCCAGCCAGGCCACAGGGAGAGACACAGTGACACATCTACCCCTGAATGTTGGGGCAGGGCAGCCTGCATAGCTTACCGCAACACAGAGGCCCCAAAGGTGATCAGGAACAGCCCCCGGGGGCACTgatgttgggggaaggggagtgggggggcggttagctctcctcccctcctgccccacgTCAACACTCACACAGTCTCTTTTGCTTAGAGCTACCTACCATCACCACCAGGAACCCAACCACCACAGCCCGGACACCTGTTTTGGCAGCCAGAGCCTCCCCTCCTGATCTATGGCTGAGATCACAGCTCCTTCGGCCCAGGCCGGTCTCCCTGGTGTTATGAAAGCACAGGGCTGCCCTGCCCATGGTAGATGGGCGCCTCGTCACTCCTATGAGCGGCAGTAAGGCTCACCCAAGCTGGCATACCACTTTCCTAGTAGCGTTGTTTATTGAACAGCTAGCTCCTTTTATGTATTATGTTGTTCAACTCCTAAAAAATCTCTGAATCTTGCTTTTATTCTTATCATTCATGGGTGGTAAGATTGAGGCCTAGAGGGGTCAAAGATTTTATCTAAGGCCGCACAGCTCTGACTCCACTcagggctgggattcaaatccagagtCTTCTGACCCCAAAGCTCATGTGGTAACCGGTGACTGCTACCTATTCCAATCCCCAAGCTCACTTCGTTATTCAACCACTGAGGCATTCGTAGATGAGCAATCTGAGGCTCACGTGACCCTTCCCAAGGTCACTGAGATAGTCGAGGTCACGGTTAGCCCTTGAATGTGGATATCGTGATTTTTAAAGCATCCTTCCTCCACCCCGGACATCACTCTTCCTCAGACGTAGATTGACCAGTGAGATGAGCAGAATGGATGCAACGACATTAATGAGGGCTCACTGACCTGTGGTCCGGCTATTCCTGGAGGCCCTGGGAGGCCCCTGGGCCCAGCATCTCCCTGTAgcaggaacagaagaaaaatacacaGGAATGAGTGTCTGGAGCTCATACCCAGAGTCATCAGCAAGCCACTGCCCTCGCACACCTATTCACTGATGGCCCGCTGAAatgtccctgtcccctccccctccctccagcgtGTCTGAGCAAAGCGtgtgggcaggtggtgctgctgagtgtGACTGTGCATTCATGGGCACAGCTCACGACTAATGTGATGGCCAGGCCCCAGACGACTCCGggacctctgcctccccccacttgtaccGAGAGGCAGCACTGGGACCTCTAAGATGATGTATCTCATCGCGGTGACAAAGACAAAcagtccccttttctccacacctttTTCCCTTCTGTGCCTTCTCTCCCTGGCTTTCCTGGGAGACCTCTGTCCCCTTTAAAACCTGGCAGACCAGGGAGGCCCGGGGGCCCAGGAGGGCAGTCATTGCACACgtcctgagaaagagagagaataaataatGGTCACTTGTAAAGAGAAAGGTGGCCCATGACAGTGATGCAAAAGCAAACAGGTGCATCGGGTCATTATCCAGAGCACTGGTGTTGAACTTCGcatctttctctcttcatctgaAATCAGATTTTAGTGCTGATACATCTGGATCATTACCTCACTTCTAGCCATTTCTAGCCAGCCAGACTGCTTGCAGTATTGCCCACAACAGTGATGTCAAAAGTGCACCCCTATCTGTGGCATTTAAAAGCATTAACAGTACAGACTTAAGGCAAACGTTCAGGATTGTTACAAATAACACACCCTGTTCCTAAAGCTGGAGCCAGAACAAAGCCAGAAGCTGCGTCCTCTGCCTCCTGGGTTTGCCTAAGTGGTTTGTGAACAAAGAAGCAGAACAGAAGAAGCAACAGGCACACAGCCTCAGGATTTTCTGGCTGCGACACACACCCGATCTGACCACACTCGCCTGACATTCTTCTCTGTCCgaagtaggtgtttaataaatgttgccGGGAAGTGAGCTTTGCTCTACTTCTTTGAGGCAGGGGAGCGCTGTCCCTGGTGTGATTTTAAGGTCCTCTCAGCCCAGGGGACATGTTTCCTAATTTGTCTGTGTCATCCTCAGCCCTTACAGTCTGGAGCACAGTGTAGACCTAACAGAACTCACTGGCTTGACCACGCTGCTGTCCCGCGGTGCTGCTTCTCTGCaatcctccctctcttctccttgggATAAAGGTCAGAGGAGCTAATGCAGAGAAGGCCCTCGGAATGATATCAGATCACCCCCAGTGCACTTAGCTAGGATCCTCAATTCACGCCTGCACTTAGGGACTCCCTCGGTGAAAAACTACTTGCGAAGCATCTGCTGTTAGGCTCCGTGCCTTTCTGCTTTGAGACCACAATGAGCACGTATACTGAAGAGTTCATACTTAGGCGGCGTTAACTGGCACAGGACAAACGCATTAACCACAGCTGGAAGCACCTGCGTGGCCCGCGGCCGCTGCACACCTTCCTACGGGAGGTGAGGTGACGTTGCAGGGGACTTAGCAATCACCTTGGTCTCTAACTCAGGACGGATGGGTTTTTCAGTCCCAACAGTGTCTTGGAATGCCTCACCTTCCTTTCACCTCCTTCACTCCTATTCAACCTCTGAAGAGTCTTTAGAAGTCTCCGACACCAAGAAGCCTTCCGGATTGCTTCAGACTGGGGACTGCTTCGGACTCCTGCTTGCACCACCCCAGGAACTCCTGCACTTGCCTCACTGCTGAATGGTTCCTGTATAGCTCCATTCCCCCCCCACCAAGCACAAAGAAGGTGTGAGCTCTCAGAAGACAGCGGTAGAGTTGCTTTATCTTTCCACGTCTAATTCAGAGCAAAGGGCTTCCACGGAGCAGGGGTTCAATACACGAATGAACCAGCTGACCCAACCGGCCAACCAAATGCCCTCCCAACCACCTGACCTTTGGGTGTCCTGCACCATCTTCTTTCAGTGGGTGGTTTGAGAAACTGGGCGAGTGTTTTTTAGAGGCTGGGGAGTGCCAAATGTCAGGGGATATGAAGCGAGGGTGAAAGAAACCAAAGGATACTGGCTTTGGTTGCTGGTTTGGTTTGGAAGAGCAACAGAGCTGGGAGGAAATCCCCTATTCCTAGACCTTCTCTCGTTCTTTAAAATGAGGTGCGTCCGTGAAACCCTGCAACAGTGGGTGGTATCTGATGTGTGGAATGGGGCTGGCCTGGGGGCAGCAGCAATTCCGGCCACTGAGGTTTTGCTAGTGTTGGAGGACACCGCGGTGATCCGGACACCATTCCTTATGGGGGAATCCACACCATAAAGTGGTTATATCTGCATAATACAAAATCTCACCACCTATTTCTTTCCAATTTCTGGAGGGCTAACTCTCAGTCCGGGTCTGTCTTAGTCACAGATTCTGTGTAGGACTGTTCCTtgaatagggcacctgggtggctcagtcaattaagcatctgccttcagctcaggtcatgatcccaaagtcctgggaaccctgaatcaggctccctgctcagtggggagactgcttctccctctccctctgcccctaacccccctccccactcatgccctctctcacttgctcttgCTCTATCTCTAAATAATTAGTTACTTAATTAACTAATTTTAAAAGGACTGTTCCTTAAAGATAAGCCATAGCAGTGCCTAGACTTACAGTGTGGATGCTGGATTATAGCTCTGACCCAGCCCCAGAGTCCAGGGAGCACAGGGAGACCAGCCCCCAACCTGCAGGCCCACCCACGCTCACTCTGTTCCTCCTGACCCTAGACTACCCCGAATGCCTTGAGACTAGTCAGGGTTCTGTTTGCAACCAGACCACCAAAGCCTCTGCCCCCCCCTGGGATCATGGcttcacccctctgagcctcagcctcctaATCTGTGAAGAGACAACCTCAAGGTCCggtgagaaagaaatgagataatgcatgaaaaatgcctgacaccatgcctggcacatggggACAGCACGACGAATTTAGCTGCTAACCTGCCGTTGTGATTTCTGTACGACTTCCCTCCCTGAATCTGATGTCTGGCCTCATCTGCCGACCAGATGCCCTTGATCACCGATACTGGCTGCCAACTCCTCTACTTAACGGACCCGCTCAGGCAAGTCACTCGATCCCTTTGAGTCTACTTCCTTATCATAAGGTCCTTCTCCTTCCTTAGGGGATTGTTGCAAAACCTAAATGAAATAACGCATGCAGAGATCTGGGGCGTGGCAGGGTTCCTCAGGAGGGATCTATAAATGTTGATTCCCTCTGGTCTCTGCCCGCTTCCTTCTGTCTGGGATGTTTTCATCAAACCCAGCTCACCGGGTTGGTCGTCAGCATGGTGCGGCATACCAAGCAAGCACACCACCAAACGCCCACCAAAGGGAGGAACCCCACCGTCTGCTACCTGAAGAAAGCAGCTCTTGCTTTCCAGCAGTAGAGATAACCCCCAGGTCATCTTACCCCACCCCTCGCCGGGTACCTGAATCCTCAC
This genomic window from Ursus arctos isolate Adak ecotype North America unplaced genomic scaffold, UrsArc2.0 scaffold_6, whole genome shotgun sequence contains:
- the LOC130542891 gene encoding cation channel sperm-associated protein 2-like, encoding MTTMVMVMMMMLMDRMVMMMMMVRMMMVRMMMVLMMMVRMMMVLMMMVIMMMVRMMMVLMMMVIMMMVRMMMMVRMMMVRMMMVLMMMVRMMMVRMMMVLMMMVRMMMVRMMMVIMMMVMMMMMVRMMMVLMMMVMMMMVLMMMVRMMMVLMMMVRMMMVLMMMVMMMMMVRMMVVLMMVMMMMVRMMMVRMRMVRMRMMMVRMMMDDDGEDDDGVDDDGEDDDDGEDDDGEDDDGGDDDGEDEDDDGEDDDDGENDDGYDDGEDDDGVDDDGDDW